The Methanocella arvoryzae MRE50 genome includes a region encoding these proteins:
- a CDS encoding matrixin family metalloprotease: MPRWTLKLLAGILATALLCIAVSSAAVPLYAHKSLAGKVGAYAPVYLFEQSPYDRIIIEVHYEESARPSEAALAHLQSLLYNATGKAVTVREYGDIAPGEVPSSIAGGDVVEFGNSMIKEHAVARTGMIRGDAVMYVFYVNASAPLPKLNMGNRVGGVSYRGDSFVIFKNNLRDEGEEKTVLIHEAGHLLGLEHDDDQGCAMTGSLKRVYRKNYAAPPPDDYCPDHWKLLEEGRHRLPIDELAAALNIPVLR; encoded by the coding sequence ATGCCCCGGTGGACCCTTAAGCTGCTGGCCGGAATCCTCGCCACCGCCCTGCTTTGCATCGCTGTGTCATCCGCAGCGGTTCCCTTGTATGCCCATAAAAGCCTGGCCGGGAAGGTGGGTGCATATGCGCCAGTGTATCTCTTCGAGCAGTCTCCTTATGACCGTATAATCATCGAAGTGCACTATGAGGAATCCGCCAGGCCATCCGAAGCTGCGCTGGCGCACCTGCAGTCGCTCCTCTATAACGCCACCGGCAAAGCCGTAACCGTCCGGGAATACGGAGATATAGCGCCCGGAGAAGTACCCTCATCTATCGCCGGAGGCGACGTCGTTGAGTTCGGGAACTCGATGATCAAAGAGCATGCCGTCGCCCGTACCGGGATGATTAGGGGTGACGCCGTCATGTACGTGTTTTACGTGAACGCCTCGGCTCCTCTGCCGAAGCTGAACATGGGCAACAGGGTGGGGGGCGTAAGCTATCGTGGCGATTCCTTCGTGATCTTTAAGAACAACCTCCGGGACGAGGGCGAAGAGAAAACAGTACTGATCCATGAGGCCGGCCACCTTTTAGGGCTGGAACACGATGACGATCAGGGCTGCGCCATGACGGGATCTCTCAAGCGGGTGTACAGGAAAAACTATGCGGCACCGCCGCCGGATGACTACTGTCCCGATCACTGGAAACTGCTGGAAGAGGGCCGGCACCGCCTGCCGATAGACGAACTGGCCGCCGCGCTTAATATACCAGTTCTCCGTTGA
- a CDS encoding ABC transporter permease, with translation MIASLNPEIIGVTVLSLQVSGTATLLAAAVGIPAGVFISLNEFPGKRLIQNIVNTLMGLPPVVVGLLVFLTVSRAGPLGSYGLLFTPTAMIIAQFVLVTPIIISLSISATKAVDRSVIETAVSLGARKYETMSVVLFEARQALVTAVLAGFGRAVAEVGAVMIVGGDIRWSTRVLTTSIVLQTRIGDYAMAIALGLILLVLSFTINLIVNMLQREKR, from the coding sequence ATGATAGCGAGCCTCAACCCCGAGATCATAGGGGTGACCGTGCTGTCGCTGCAGGTATCCGGCACCGCCACCCTGCTCGCCGCAGCCGTCGGGATTCCGGCCGGAGTCTTCATCAGCCTCAATGAGTTCCCGGGCAAGCGGCTCATCCAGAACATTGTCAACACCCTGATGGGACTGCCCCCGGTGGTCGTGGGCCTGCTGGTCTTCCTGACCGTTTCCAGAGCCGGTCCGCTCGGCTCTTATGGCCTGCTGTTCACGCCCACCGCCATGATTATCGCCCAGTTCGTGCTGGTCACGCCCATCATCATCAGCCTGAGCATCTCCGCCACAAAAGCTGTCGACCGCTCCGTGATCGAGACCGCGGTATCGCTCGGCGCCCGGAAGTACGAGACCATGTCCGTGGTGCTCTTCGAGGCCAGGCAGGCGCTGGTTACGGCAGTGCTGGCAGGCTTCGGCAGGGCGGTGGCAGAAGTGGGCGCCGTCATGATCGTGGGCGGGGACATCCGGTGGTCTACCAGGGTGCTGACCACCTCGATCGTGCTGCAGACCAGGATAGGGGACTACGCGATGGCCATAGCGCTGGGGCTGATCCTGCTGGTGCTGTCCTTCACGATCAACTTGATTGTCAACATGTTGCAGAGGGAGAAGCGATGA
- a CDS encoding winged helix-turn-helix transcriptional regulator has product MEILKTISYAGTMEVLASLGKGQKRFTEIMFETKLNPGILNRVLKTLITSGIVSKSPNDEGYELTEKGIKISLYILKIVEVSSNEKPENLQLIKTLSTRLEQAKGTVIG; this is encoded by the coding sequence ATGGAAATACTCAAAACAATCTCTTACGCCGGGACCATGGAAGTCCTCGCCTCGCTTGGCAAAGGTCAGAAGCGCTTTACTGAAATCATGTTCGAGACCAAGCTCAACCCCGGCATCCTCAACAGAGTCCTCAAGACCCTCATCACCTCGGGCATCGTATCCAAGTCCCCGAACGACGAGGGCTACGAGCTCACCGAGAAAGGCATCAAGATCTCGCTGTACATCCTGAAGATCGTCGAGGTCTCCAGCAACGAGAAGCCCGAGAACCTGCAGCTCATCAAAACCCTGTCCACCAGGCTCGAGCAGGCAAAGGGCACCGTCATCGGATAA
- a CDS encoding DHH family phosphoesterase has translation MTAADAKTFYETLKQYQNILFLCHKNADVDSLGSAYALQRLFGGHVGVYDSPSAMAAMLCERLKVEPVIAPDLKKYDIVVVVDTSTLVQTGYKTIDRCAIIDHHTPGDLHEHCQLSYARIASSTGELVYSLYHENGLPIDAEVAFVLVLAIVTDTGHFRYAGAHVFGIVGQILQAGGIRYADVSEFLSHVPVDLSCRIATLKAASRLNLHRVGDLLVVDTRVSSFGAQSATSLISLGADVALVGSEKEGEKRISGRVRRGVDLDLSRLLEEVGKKFGGSGGGHAAAAGVVVKGDLDRALKECVDMTTAQLLSSAKKGSKKSG, from the coding sequence ATGACAGCGGCAGATGCAAAAACCTTTTACGAGACCCTGAAGCAGTACCAGAATATCCTCTTCCTCTGCCACAAGAACGCGGACGTGGACTCCCTGGGCAGCGCCTACGCTCTCCAGCGATTGTTCGGCGGCCACGTGGGAGTCTACGACAGCCCCAGCGCCATGGCGGCCATGCTCTGCGAGCGCCTGAAAGTCGAGCCGGTCATCGCCCCGGACCTGAAAAAATACGACATCGTCGTGGTCGTAGACACTTCCACGCTGGTTCAGACCGGCTATAAAACCATCGACAGGTGTGCCATCATCGACCACCACACCCCGGGTGACCTACACGAGCACTGCCAGCTTTCCTACGCCCGCATCGCATCCTCCACAGGCGAGCTCGTCTACTCGCTGTACCACGAGAACGGCCTGCCCATCGACGCCGAGGTCGCCTTCGTGCTGGTGCTGGCCATAGTGACCGACACCGGGCACTTCAGATACGCCGGCGCCCACGTGTTCGGGATAGTCGGCCAGATTTTGCAGGCCGGCGGCATCAGGTACGCCGACGTCTCCGAGTTCCTGTCCCACGTGCCCGTCGACCTCTCCTGCCGCATAGCGACGCTGAAGGCAGCGTCAAGGCTGAACCTGCACCGGGTAGGCGATCTCCTCGTCGTCGATACCAGAGTCAGCTCCTTCGGTGCCCAGTCCGCCACCTCCCTCATCAGCCTGGGTGCCGACGTGGCTTTGGTCGGCTCCGAGAAGGAGGGCGAAAAGCGCATCTCCGGACGGGTCCGCCGGGGCGTGGACCTCGACCTCTCCCGGCTCCTCGAGGAAGTCGGCAAAAAGTTCGGCGGCAGTGGCGGCGGCCACGCGGCGGCAGCCGGCGTCGTCGTCAAAGGCGACCTCGACCGGGCCCTAAAAGAGTGCGTCGACATGACCACCGCCCAGCTCCTGAGCTCCGCGAAGAAAGGGTCTAAAAAGAGCGGCTGA
- a CDS encoding TIGR00288 family NYN domain-containing protein, whose product MTPIKNSIISPIKNPFKLDKIKNTFLKDKGRRKGIALLVDGPNMLRKEFQIDLEVVRDILKRYGDIKVGKVFLNQYASDKLVEAIENQGFEPIVGSGDVDVRLAVDAMELVFNQHIDTIAIVTRDADFKPVLSKASMYGKETIVFGAEPGLSIALKNVADYVIVFNGTEWIEVNKLATEELEAEVEAAPQ is encoded by the coding sequence ATGACACCTATTAAAAATTCTATTATCTCACCTATTAAAAATCCGTTCAAGCTCGACAAGATTAAGAACACTTTTCTCAAGGACAAAGGCCGCAGGAAAGGCATTGCGTTACTGGTCGACGGCCCCAACATGCTCCGCAAAGAGTTCCAGATCGACTTAGAGGTAGTCCGCGACATCCTCAAGAGGTACGGCGACATCAAAGTAGGCAAAGTCTTCCTCAACCAGTACGCCTCCGACAAGCTCGTGGAAGCCATCGAAAACCAGGGCTTCGAGCCGATCGTGGGCTCCGGCGACGTAGACGTACGCCTCGCCGTCGACGCCATGGAACTAGTCTTCAACCAGCACATCGACACCATCGCCATCGTCACCAGAGACGCCGACTTCAAGCCAGTCCTCTCCAAGGCCAGCATGTACGGCAAAGAAACCATCGTCTTCGGAGCCGAGCCCGGCCTCTCCATCGCCCTCAAGAACGTGGCCGACTACGTCATCGTATTCAACGGCACCGAGTGGATCGAGGTCAACAAGCTCGCGACTGAAGAATTAGAGGCAGAAGTAGAGGCTGCGCCCCAGTAG
- a CDS encoding HisA/HisF-related TIM barrel protein gives MFRCILACDLKGGVVVRGVRGEREKYRPIHEYSRLVTTSAPLEVIRTMRPKETYIADLDRITGAGDHLSTISDISAISSTMVDAGISREEDAARLRKVSDSIIMGTETASLSLIEALQARDVLVSVDMRHGQMMAADPALPESPMMVVRRLNELDLGGIILLDIARVGSGEGIDLGLLSDAASISRHPVIVGGGVRDVQDLEQMEKAGAAGAIIASAVHSLAIPLDLLR, from the coding sequence ATGTTCCGCTGCATACTGGCCTGTGATCTGAAAGGCGGCGTCGTGGTCCGGGGTGTCCGGGGGGAGCGGGAAAAGTACCGCCCCATTCACGAGTACAGCCGGCTGGTGACTACGTCCGCTCCGCTGGAGGTGATCCGGACGATGAGGCCGAAGGAGACTTACATCGCAGATCTGGACCGTATCACTGGGGCAGGGGATCACCTGAGCACGATCTCCGACATCTCTGCGATCAGCAGCACGATGGTAGACGCGGGCATCTCCCGGGAGGAGGACGCTGCCCGGCTCAGGAAGGTGTCGGACAGCATTATCATGGGCACTGAGACGGCTTCGCTGTCCTTGATCGAGGCACTGCAGGCAAGAGATGTCCTCGTCAGCGTCGACATGAGGCACGGCCAGATGATGGCGGCAGACCCGGCCCTCCCGGAGTCGCCGATGATGGTTGTCCGGCGGCTGAACGAGCTTGACCTCGGGGGCATCATCCTGCTCGACATCGCCAGGGTAGGCTCAGGAGAAGGCATCGATCTCGGGCTGCTCAGCGATGCCGCATCGATTTCCCGGCACCCGGTGATCGTCGGCGGGGGCGTCCGGGACGTGCAGGACCTGGAGCAGATGGAGAAGGCTGGTGCAGCGGGAGCCATCATCGCCTCGGCAGTTCATTCTCTCGCGATACCCCTTGACTTACTGAGGTAA
- a CDS encoding 2-isopropylmalate synthase — MVFYQDCIKPVQNRKVEIFDTTLRDGEQTPGVSFTQDKKLEIARALDRLGVQVIEAGFPISSAGDKASVKEIAGLGLNATVCGLARVIKADIDACIDADVSMVHTFVSTSDIQRINTIKKSREEVIDISVEMVEYIKRHGQKCLFSAMDATRTDVDYLLQVYKAVEDAGADAINVPDTVGVAAPPAMRWLVGEISKTVKIPIAVHCHNDFGLAVANSLAAVEGGASQIQVTLNSLGERAGNADMAQTVMSLEAIYGVKTGIDTKHLVETARLAERFSGVPLAPTFPVVGANAFSHESGIHSHGVIKESKTFEPGIMTPEMVGHMRRLVLGKHTGKHAVKKLLNDAGLDPSDDELNQILERVKDLGDKGKKVTDVDLYAITEAVMGDVAAAEKRIVLEELSVMCGNKVTPTATVRVTVDGKSYTGAMTGIGPVDAAMKAVERMVDGNGMRLRDFRIEAITGGSDAMAEVMVGVEDGKGRMVTARAAREDIVQASVEALISAMNRLAARPGNG, encoded by the coding sequence ATCGTTTTTTACCAGGATTGTATAAAACCCGTACAGAATAGGAAAGTAGAGATTTTTGATACGACTCTCCGTGATGGGGAGCAGACGCCCGGCGTGTCTTTCACGCAGGACAAGAAACTTGAGATCGCCCGTGCCCTCGACCGGCTCGGGGTGCAGGTCATCGAAGCTGGTTTTCCGATATCTTCCGCAGGAGATAAGGCCTCTGTCAAAGAGATCGCAGGCCTCGGGCTGAATGCCACGGTCTGCGGGCTGGCGAGGGTCATCAAGGCCGATATCGACGCCTGTATAGACGCTGACGTAAGCATGGTACACACCTTTGTGTCGACATCGGACATCCAGCGGATCAACACGATCAAGAAGTCCCGGGAAGAAGTCATCGACATCTCTGTAGAGATGGTGGAGTACATCAAGAGGCACGGGCAGAAGTGCCTGTTCTCCGCGATGGACGCGACCAGGACCGACGTGGACTACCTGCTCCAGGTATACAAGGCTGTAGAGGATGCTGGCGCAGACGCGATTAACGTACCGGACACAGTAGGCGTGGCGGCGCCCCCGGCGATGCGCTGGCTCGTGGGGGAGATCAGCAAGACAGTGAAGATCCCGATCGCGGTACACTGCCATAACGACTTCGGACTGGCGGTGGCCAACAGCCTCGCCGCAGTCGAAGGAGGCGCTTCCCAGATCCAGGTGACGCTGAACAGCCTCGGCGAGCGGGCGGGCAACGCGGACATGGCCCAGACAGTCATGAGCCTCGAAGCGATCTATGGCGTGAAGACCGGCATCGATACGAAGCACCTCGTGGAGACCGCCCGCCTGGCGGAGCGCTTCTCAGGGGTGCCGCTGGCGCCGACCTTCCCGGTCGTGGGGGCGAACGCCTTCTCGCACGAGTCGGGCATCCACAGCCACGGCGTCATTAAAGAGAGCAAGACCTTCGAGCCGGGCATCATGACGCCGGAGATGGTCGGCCACATGCGCAGGCTGGTCCTCGGCAAGCACACGGGCAAGCACGCGGTAAAGAAACTCCTCAACGACGCGGGACTCGATCCCTCCGATGACGAATTGAACCAGATCCTGGAACGTGTCAAGGACCTCGGGGACAAGGGCAAGAAAGTGACGGACGTCGACCTCTACGCGATTACCGAAGCGGTGATGGGCGACGTGGCCGCTGCAGAAAAGCGCATCGTCCTCGAAGAGCTGTCCGTCATGTGCGGCAACAAAGTCACCCCTACGGCCACAGTCCGCGTCACCGTGGACGGCAAGTCATACACAGGAGCCATGACAGGCATCGGCCCGGTGGACGCCGCCATGAAGGCTGTAGAGCGCATGGTCGACGGCAATGGCATGCGCCTCCGGGACTTCAGGATAGAAGCGATCACCGGCGGCAGCGACGCCATGGCAGAAGTCATGGTGGGCGTGGAAGACGGCAAAGGCAGGATGGTCACCGCCCGGGCGGCCCGGGAAGACATCGTCCAGGCCTCGGTAGAAGCGCTCATCAGTGCCATGAACCGCCTCGCCGCCAGACCCGGAAATGGTTAG
- a CDS encoding ABC transporter ATP-binding protein — protein MSGLSVRNVTKKVGNKAILKDVSLEVGDGEIMAILGPSGAGKSTLLRIINMLDRPDSGRVLLDGRDIWSGNRLEMQRSMAMVFQKPVAFSWNVYDNVAYGLRLRGVDKAEIDSRIKEALALLDMTGKERQYARSLSGGEAQRLAFARAFVLRPKLLLLDEPTANLDPANVAIMERAIKDINQKYRTTVVLVTHSIYQARRLSTMAAFMMNGEVVESGKDLIGNPSDPRTRMFINGELVY, from the coding sequence ATGAGCGGCCTGTCAGTCAGAAACGTCACTAAAAAAGTCGGGAATAAGGCCATTCTGAAGGACGTGAGCCTGGAAGTGGGCGACGGCGAGATTATGGCGATCCTGGGGCCGAGTGGCGCGGGGAAGAGCACGCTGCTCCGGATCATCAACATGCTCGACCGCCCGGACAGTGGCCGGGTGCTTCTTGACGGAAGGGACATCTGGTCAGGGAACCGGCTGGAGATGCAGCGATCGATGGCCATGGTCTTCCAGAAGCCAGTCGCGTTCTCCTGGAACGTTTATGACAACGTTGCCTACGGCCTTCGGCTGCGCGGGGTCGATAAGGCAGAGATCGATTCGAGGATAAAGGAAGCGCTGGCACTGCTCGACATGACGGGTAAAGAGCGCCAGTACGCCCGCAGCCTGTCCGGGGGAGAAGCCCAGCGGCTCGCGTTTGCGAGGGCGTTCGTGCTCAGGCCTAAGCTGCTGCTGCTCGACGAGCCGACGGCCAACCTGGACCCGGCCAACGTGGCCATCATGGAGCGGGCGATCAAGGATATCAACCAGAAGTACCGGACTACGGTCGTGCTGGTCACTCACAGCATATACCAGGCCCGGCGGCTGTCTACCATGGCTGCGTTCATGATGAACGGCGAGGTGGTAGAGTCAGGCAAAGACCTGATCGGGAACCCGTCCGACCCGAGGACCCGGATGTTCATCAACGGAGAACTGGTATATTAA